The following DNA comes from Paludisphaera rhizosphaerae.
GGATCGGAGCGGAGGATTCGACGGCCGCCGGCTTCGCGTGAGATGGCGGCGAAATCGAACGACGGGTCGAAGCCCTGGAGCGACAGCATGAACCCGTTCTGGCCGCTCGCCTTGCCGTGGCAGGGCCCGGAATTGCAGCCGGCCCTAGTTAAGATCGGCTCGACCTGACGCTCGAACGTGATGGGCCCCGGAGGTTCCGCACCCCCCACGACCCCGGTCAGGCCGCTCATCCCGGCGATCAACACAAGCCCTAGGATCGCAGAACGCATCCCGATCGCCTCAAGGAATTTCGGCACTCACCTGTTTCCCGACTCGTGCTCGTTGTACCCGAGTTTCAGGGCTTCTTCAACAATTATTCGACGTTCAACTGGCCTGGCGTGAGCGTCTCGAACGAAAGCCGGCGGCCTCTCACAGGGTTAGCTGCTGTGGAGAAGGACGCGAACGCAGTTCGGCCTGGAGTGATTGTATGGAACGACCGATCGTGGCCTGGTCGGAATGGCGTTGCGCCAGAGTTCACTCGTCGGCTGCAGTAGGGGGGGGCGACGAGGGAAGGGTGGGATGCGACGTACGTCGTTTTGGAGTTAAGTGGAGCGGAAGGGGATCGAACCCTCAACCTCAGCATTGCGAACGCTGCGCTCTCCCAATTGAGCTACCGCCCCGAAATCCTTTGGGATGTTGCCGTTGCGACGCCCGAGTGGGACTTCCCGGAGGCCGGGGCCGTCGCTGGTTTTGCACGGGGATCGTGCAAGTGCGACAGGCGGTCCGTGCATCGGGCGTGCACGACGTTCGGAGTATAACCGCCGGAATGGGGGGATGCGAGAGCGCTTTCCTATAATCCCTCGGGTCACAGTCGCGGGCGGTCGCTTTCCGTTGGAGGAGGTCGTTGATGGCGTTGAGGGGCATGGAGTCCGAGAGTGGCCCGCGGTGGAGGACGATGGGCCGGGCGTTCGCGAACCGGAACTACCGGCTCTTCTTCGCCGGCCAGGGCGTATCGTTGGTCGGCACCTGGATGACCCGCCTGGCGACGAGTTGGCTGATCTACCGGCTCGCCGGGGGAGACGCTCCCTGGCTGCTCGGGGTCGTCGGTTTTGCGGGCCTCGCCCCGACGTTCTTCCTTGGGCCCGTGGCCGGGGTTTTCGTTGATCGCTGGGACCGGCATCGCGTTCTGGTCGTGACTCAGATCCTGTCGCTGCTGCAGTCGGCTGCGCTGGCGGGGGTTGCCTTCCACGGGGGATCGGGCTCGATCATGATCGGGCTGGTCGTGGCGCTCAGCCTGGCCCAGGGGGCGATCAACGCCTTCGACATGCCCGCTCGTCAGTCGCTTATGATCGAGATGGTCGGCCGTCGCGAGGACCTTCCCAGCGCGATCGCTTTGAACTCCTCGCTGGTCAACGGGGCGCGGCTGGTCGGGCCGGCGCTGGCCGGGATGGTAATCGCCCTCGTCGGCGAGGCCTGGTGCTTTGCGATCGACGCGATCAGCTACGTCGGCGTGGTCGCGGCCCTGCTGGCGATGCGACTCACCCCGAAGCCTCGCCCGCCAGCGACTGGTTCGGTTTTCGGCCGTCTGACCGAGGGGGCGCGATACGCCTTCGGGTTCCCGCCGATCCGGGCATTGCTTCTGCTGCTGGCCCAGGTCAGCTTCGCCACGATGCCCCAGTCGGTCCTGATGCCGGTCTTCGTCGCGAGGGTGCTCGGCGGCGGGCCTTATACGCTCGGCCTGCTCTCGGCGTCCCAGGGTTGCGGGGCTCTCGCCGGGGCTCTGTATCTGGCTTCGCGACCCTCCGTGCTGGGCCTGGGTCGGGTCGTCGTCGGGGCGACGCTCGTCCTGAGCCTTGGCCTCCTCGGGTTTTCTCAGTCCAGCTCGGTCTGGCTGTCGGCCGTCCTGATCGCGGCCGTCGGGGCGGGGATGATGGCCCACATGGCGGCGACGAACACCCTGATCCAGACGATGGTCGACGAGGACAAGCGAGGCCGGGTCATGGGCTTCTACGGGATGGCCTTCCAGGGCGTGGCCCCGTTCGGCAGCCTGCTGGGCGGATGGCTGGCCGGACGGTACGGATCCCGACCCGTCGTCCTGGGGGCGGGACTCGTCGTCATGGCCGGCGGCCTGACGTTCGCCACCCAACTGCCGAGGCTTCGACGCCATGCCCGACCCCTCTACAAGAAGCTCGGGATCCTTCCCAGCGATCGACCAGACGAAGTCGCCGCCGTCATGGCCTCACCCCCGGCCCTGAGAGAGACGGCGTGACTCGGGCGGCCGAACTTCACCCGTTCGAGAACCTGACCCCGGCGATTTCGGTTCGTTCGCTCCGACGGCCGCTCTGTCTTATCAGGCGTAAGTGCTCTGGCGGAAACCTGTTGCGATCGACGGTCCCGGCGGCTTCGTTCGCGCATTTTTCGGAGAGTCCTCGCACTCTCTCGACAGGATGCTCGGCCGAACCGAGCGACCCTCCGTTCGACCTCGACAGCGCCTTCGGCCTCCTTGCTGATCGGGTTCGACTTTGGGTTCGTTCGACCTCGCGATGAGCCCTGGCTGTGATCACAAGCTGTGTTTTCACAGACATTTCCGGCGATGGCGCTCGGCGGCTTCGTTCGGCGAGAAATCCAACCTGCGGCCCTTGCTTTCACGGGGCAACGACTTCGAGTGGCCATCGAGTCAATCCGCCTGGGCATAGGATCTCCGCTCCCACGATCGCCCTGCATCGGCTGCGTCCGCGCAACGTTCCAGCCCTTGGGCCGCCGTCCTTCCTCAACCCCACCGAGTTGCCAAAGATCACCCGTCAGCGACCTCCACTACAGAGAATCTACTCCTAACACGCCATTCCTTTCGCCGACTGGTGAGGAATCAGGGGCCTGGGATCATCCGGCTGAGGCGTCGGGGATGGTGAGGTCGATTTTGCCGGGGATGTCCACGGTGGCGACCTTCGGCGCGTGGCTGGTGGCGCCGGATTTTGTCTGAGTTCCCCGGTAGGGCGTCCTGGGGGGGGGCCAGCCTGCACCGATACCTCTGTTTGACCCCGAAGACTTCCGGTCCCCTGTCGAGGGCTGGACCTTTTCGTTGGAATGAAAGCAAGTGAGGAGGGAGTATGGGATGTCGGAGGGAGGTTGGCGATGCGGTTCTCGATCAAGCGAATGCTC
Coding sequences within:
- a CDS encoding MFS transporter; the protein is MALRGMESESGPRWRTMGRAFANRNYRLFFAGQGVSLVGTWMTRLATSWLIYRLAGGDAPWLLGVVGFAGLAPTFFLGPVAGVFVDRWDRHRVLVVTQILSLLQSAALAGVAFHGGSGSIMIGLVVALSLAQGAINAFDMPARQSLMIEMVGRREDLPSAIALNSSLVNGARLVGPALAGMVIALVGEAWCFAIDAISYVGVVAALLAMRLTPKPRPPATGSVFGRLTEGARYAFGFPPIRALLLLLAQVSFATMPQSVLMPVFVARVLGGGPYTLGLLSASQGCGALAGALYLASRPSVLGLGRVVVGATLVLSLGLLGFSQSSSVWLSAVLIAAVGAGMMAHMAATNTLIQTMVDEDKRGRVMGFYGMAFQGVAPFGSLLGGWLAGRYGSRPVVLGAGLVVMAGGLTFATQLPRLRRHARPLYKKLGILPSDRPDEVAAVMASPPALRETA